The following is a genomic window from Malus sylvestris chromosome 7, drMalSylv7.2, whole genome shotgun sequence.
TCACTGTTTCCTTGCTAATCAAGCAACTTCCTTTCCCAGCCTCTTCATTTCCTTGGAATCTGATTCCGTTGCTCAAACCCTTTGGTTGGAATTGGACTGCCTTCAGATGCTCCAAAGCCGAAGAAGGCGACGATTTCTCCACCAGGCTCAAACCATGAGCCAGCGAAACCCTAGCCTTCCCAAGATTAGACAGAGAAGAACTGACAGAATTGCAAAGCTCCAACAAACTCAAACTGTATTTGAGATACTCATCCACAGAAGCAGCTTCCCATCTGCTCATGGGAAAATCTACTTCCACAACCAGCTTTGCAAAAGCACTTTGGACGACGGGTAGCAGCTCAAAGCACTGTAGAATCCATGGAAATGATGGAATCTCTGACCCTGCAGATTTTGAACTCAGAGGCAACAACTTTTTCAAGGAGTTTGAAACATGGGTTTGGAAGGCATCCAGAGATGCCGATAAGGCGGGTTCCGACGGTtggtggtggttgtggtggtggtggaggtgaTTATCCAGCTTGGAGTAGATTTGGTTAAACTTTTGCACCAAGAGAACCATTGCAAAGTAATGAGGGTTTTGGTATGGAAATTTGGTTTGTGCCTTGTGGTGAGTTTTTGGAAAATGTGGGATTGTGTGTTATATAAGTTGTGGGGTTTGCGTTGAAAAAGTCCACATGGCGTGTTCGAGTTGGCTGAACAGATGGACAcagaaaaagagttgaaacCAGGTGCGTGTGCCATTAGGCCCGTTACCAATTGAAAATTGTAAAAACCGAGGAGGGACATTGGCGGCGGTCAAATGTTCTTATCTTGTTTGTTTGTACTAATCCTTGAAAGACACGATTTGGAGCAATGCAATTGGATCCACTTGTTGTTGCCTTCAAATGCAAGCTAACATATAGGAAGGATCGAGGATGGAGATTGTCTATTATTTGTCTTGCAAAGTTGAGCATCTAAGTAAGTAATGTTCTTCAATCCCGAGCATATTTCATATTAGTGATGTTACTCAGTTTAATACGTGAATAACACATATTAAGTGGTATAGAAGCATATAACGTTGAATCAAAGTGATTGTTGCATTTCCCTTTTCACAACATGTGTCCTAATTTATTTCTAATCTTAAGTTTTGagaattcaaataaaattaaaagatagAAACAAAAAACTAATGTAGGAGGAGAAAACGATAATGAAAGCTACTACTGTTACTTGAGAGTAGGAACGATATCACATTAGGATGTTAGTGTTCAACTCAAAACCACATGTATCATGACATGTGGTGTACCGGCTTGTGTTCAGAGTACACGAAATAACTCTTCAGATGCAGCACATTGGTtcctttatatatgttttgattGGTCGCAGTTGCAGCATCAGCACATTGGTTTATATAGTCGGTAGCTTAAACCATAACATTACTTATATTGTTTCACGGCTTTACTATAataagattactttctcaatgTTTATGCTTTTTTTGTAAAGGTCCTCTCTATTGCTTGCCATCAATTTTTtatggagtaggattctctatCCTCCTATTACCATTCCCTTTACTCCCCTCCTCTCAcacattgttttttgtcttattatttctataaaaaatcaatataaaatgttgacgtggcttaaccgtaaccgttcaaataTGAGGGGATGGAAGGgtagagagattaggagggtaGAGAATCTTACTCCATTTTGTATTGCCAATTAACTGATGACTATGAATGTTCATATCAACTAAAAGCTTTAAACGTGTGTGACAATTTACTCGTTCGCATGTTAttatttacattttatttttgtttaaagtatgtttttaaattttgttatttaaaaagttaaagaaattaacaaaaaaaaaaaaaaggcccactGCAGTAGTACAAAGCCTCATTTGTTAAAGACGATTGACTTGGACAAGACAAGAAAATTGACattcatttctttcttcaaaataatttcaatacAATGAATATCATATTCAAGTCAATCCTCTCCAACAAATGAGTCCCGAGTGTTTTTTTGGAAGTTCACGTTACATTTGGCTCTATGAGTGTCTAAAATTTCTTCAATATTGTCGATATTTCTATGATaactaaaaaatcaaagaaagacaTGAAAATGGGGGTGAAGTCTAAACTTCACCTCATATTGGAAAAACTCTTAAGTTTAGGATCTTTAGGTTAAAATTGACAGATATCGTTAATATTTCTTACACATATGTTAAATAATGAAAAAACTCTTATATTTCGTTCAAACAAATGTTTAACAATCCCTGaaacttcattttaaatttctatAATTTCAAACGAAAGCAATATCGATATTTGATATATCTgtcaatatttttataaatttacatGTCAATATTTCTATTTATATAGATATTTAAAAAACTGAGCTCAATTGGATTGATACTAATAGAAAATGTGGGACCAACAATCAAACTCAGAAACATGAGTCCTGAGAGAAGTAAATGAACTCTCATATGtagggaaggaaggaagagtcTGGAAGGAAGGAAAGCAAAGACAAATTTTGTTCCGTACAAAGTAAATACAGTATCCCAAGTCAATAAACGGTGTGGAAACGAGTCAATTACTTAAACTAAAAGCTCCCATTGTCTGAAACACAAAAGCAAAGACAAATTTTGTTCCGTACAAAGTAAATACATTTACCACTTAGATAATTTGCTACTTGTAGTTTATAAAAAAGTCAATTACTTAAACTAAAAGCTCCCATTGtctgaaacaaaaaaatatataaggcCTTTTAGTCAACGTGGTTGACGTAACTTCTAAATTTAATCTCTCATTATGAAAATCAATTCAAGTGGTCGTTGTAAATTATTTTGGTTCTTCTAAGAAAATGTAtccatatttttattaaattgtcacataaatgaccacataacaattttttttaggaTTTTGTGAACCAACCCCGCCACATAACGAGGATATTGACAGATTTTCTACAGAATAAACAAAATCATTTACTCAGGACCACTTCTATCAGTTTTCATTGTTAAGGACCAAAGTGAAGGGTTATGATGTTTTCATGaatcattttgactaaaaaggcAGAATACAGAAAACTGATGCAGTCATATTTAGCacaggaatgtgattgtgtaaattataGCGTATCTAGGGGTATCTTggaatattccctttagtagaTATTATCTTAtcagagttgtaatcctattgggataaAGATTTAACATatcttactactataaataaaggcacaatgtggTAAAATATAACACAtatcacaattaaatctctctcatctctcttgcCGTTGGCCTCTCCCTTTCTATTCCCTTAGAATAGTTCAGTCAATTAGGCATACAACATGTGCCTACAACATATTATCAGTATGCTCTTGCCAGAAGCTAAGGAATTGAAGGATCGTAGGAGGAGGATTTCTtttacaaaattcaaaggcttttatttgttttctgccaaGATATTTGCAACGTCtacgaagcatgaaaacattccccattaTGCATGAATCCCctctatttatattttccttccgatatatatacacatgtttcatgcattacgtaattattattttgatatGTGGAATTTATGagtcaaagcatataaataaattagaagcaatttagggttttttcaaaccctagagatgtcggaaaaaaaaagaagaaaaaaattgagaaatatGTGGCATGGCTGCGACTCGCCACTGGCACCACCGCAGCTAGCCTATAGCCCAACTACGTGGAGCACACCGTCATAACGACGTCGTTGTGACGTTTGGACTATGGCAGCAGCCCTTTAGGCTTTGCTATGCCTACATGAACACCAGGCTCGGCCTGGTAAGGGTTACCATGGGCATGTAGCCtctccaagcccaaaactagcAACTTTTGAGTTGCTGAGCTTTATCCTAAGTCCTTAGCCCAAACCTGCAATCAGCCTGTAGCTTGTTAGGTCCACCCCGTGCACTAAGCTCGCCTACAACAAGCCTGTATCGCTTGCTGGGTTTTGCCCAAGTCTTGGCCCACTTGTCCGTAGCTTATGATGCTGGGCTTGACTTGccccaacccaaaaacccaggAGCCAGCCTCGGCTGGGTCTCCTTGCACCAACCCGCAAGCCAACTTTAGACTGGGCCTGCCTCGTGCCTTGTTTTGGCCCAAACCAGCAACTTTTGCTGCTGGGCTCACCCAGACCACACAGCTTAGAGCCCTGCAGCCCTTCTACGAACCAATGGCCTGCAACCGCACTGCAGGGCCCGTACCCACATCGCAACTAGCCTACTTTATGTTGGGCCGCGTTACCTTTTTTGACCTAATGCTAATTTTTAGCATTCCCGCTTTATAAATCATacccaaatatttttttgggtACTTTGGTTTACACTAattaattctaatttaattatcaCTTGGTTTATCGCCAACCGAAGCTAATATGACCcgtttgttattattttgcttccacgATCGACCCCGTTTGGTCCCgatctattaaattaattaaaaatgaaaagcagtccattaatctgataattaatccaaaattattgacctgaaaatcatttttggacattaacgattcaataatttatttttatactttgaaccgttgacatcctTTCATTGTcccaaagctctcacacttgagttcccgaagcaaCTCAAATCCATTGCGCTTAAATAAGTATATTgcattttgtgttcttacaggaacctctcctttatgaactaatcgttcataaaactaaactgaacctgtagtttcatattttgtgcatttgaaacttgaagtttcattcaaaacttaccacatgaaacctgtagctttcatgcttaaattaaaccactacatgtctatagaacccgAATATTCTACGATGTATGTCTATGGCTTTCCATATGACTAACCACATTTTTGTACCCTTTgttgttttagggacatgtcgaacttgaacaagctcgatttcactGCTCTGGAAGTATCTGAAAGAAGCTACCTGAAGTAGATCcaagacgtgaagctccatctcATTGCAAAGGGTATTAGATCCATCATCGAGGAACCTATCGACGATGACGAAGCTAAGAAAGCTACTGCTATGatcatcatccaaagacacatccatgatgcactgcagaccAAGTACCTCGTTGAGGAGGATCCACGCACCCTCTAGCTTGCTTTGGCCGAttgtttcgatcaccaaaaagacatttacttgcctgaagcaagataCGACTGGCAGcatttgcgcttccaagactttaaatccgtgaatgaatacaactttgAAGGTGAAATCCGATCATTGCTTAAGTTCTGTAAAGTGGACTTAACATACGAGGATTTACATTTttgaaaatgaaataaacattGATTTGATCATTTGAAATGTGAATTTTTACTTCTTTTTTGCTATATACAAACTCTGATTTACAAACTAGAATCAATAAATATACAACAATGTTCTGTACAGAGTGAATTATACAATTGATATTCTATTTCTTTTGCCGTGGAAGGCCATTGAGCAATTGATTTCTCCCAGCCAAAACCTTGTTGAAGACGGAATCTACCTCATTTCCCAAACCGTCCACAGACTTCTCAAAAACCTCTAATTTTCTTCTCAATTCCGCGGCTTCTACTCCGCTATTCTTTCCAATTCCGATTGCTGCTGCAAGGCTCGTCACTGCATCGTTAAGCTCCTTCACCTCCTTCAATCCACCATTTCTCTCCATTATTTCACTCACTCTCGAATTCAACCCCGAAAGCAACGAGTCAACAAACCTTCCACCAGAATTCCTCACCTCCAAGTATGGCTTGGGATTCCCAGCTAATCCAGACATCAAAATCCCACCTAGCCAGAATACCATTCCCTGCATAACCCCCAAAGCTTGATGAATCACTGTTTCCTTGCTAATCAAGCAACTTCCTTTCCCAGCCTCTTCATTTCCTTGGAATCTGATTCCCTTGCTCAAACCCTTTGGCTGGAATTGGACTGCCTTCAGATGCTCCAAAGCCGAAGAAGGCGACGATTTCTCTACCAGGCTCAAACCATGAGCCACCGAAAGCCTAGCCTTCCCAAGATTAGACAGAGAAGAACTGACAGAATTGCAAAGCTCCAACAAACTCAAACTGTATTTGAGATACTCATCCACAGAAGCAGCTTCCCATCTGCTCATGGGAAAATCTACTTCCACAACCAGCTTTGCAAAAGCACTTTGGACGATGGGTAGGAGATCAAAGCACTGTTGAATCCATGGAAATGATGGAATCTCTGACCCTGCAGATTTTGATGAACTGAGAGGCAACAACTTTTTCAAGGAGTTTGCAACATGGGTTTGGAAGGCATCCAGAGATGCCGATAAGGCGGGTTCCGAcggttggtggtggtgatggtggtggtggtgattctCCAGCTTGGAGTAGATTTGGTTAAACTTTTGCACCAAGAGAACCATTGCAAATTAATGAGGGTTTTGGTATGGAAATTTGGTTTGTGCTGTGTTATATAAGTTGTGGGGTTTGGGTTGAAAAAGTCCACATGGCGTGTTCGCTTTGGCTGAACAGATGGAGACAGAAAGAGTTGAAACCAGGTGCGTGCCATTAGGccaatgaccaaattgaaaattataaaaaccgaGGAGGGACATTGGCGGCGGTCAAATGTCCTTATCTTGTTTGTTTGTACTAATCCTTGAAAGACACGATTGGGAGCAATGCAATTGGATCGCAGTTGCTTTGTATAAGTTTTTATTGGTCGCAGTTGCTGCAGCAACACATTGGTTTATTAGTCGGTAGCTTAAACCATAACGTTACTTGTACTGTTTCACGGCTTTACTATAATAATATTACTTTATTAATGTTTTTGCTTTGTTTGTACAGCTCCTCTCTTTTGAACGTTATTAttatgggagttttaacgaaaaatcatatttttacactaaaaaattaaatatgagactattcattttaccctttattttgtccttatcattaaaacttaaagttttaagccatttcattagtttttcttattatttatttacttctTGTTTAAATTATGtctttatattttgttattcaaaaagttaaataaataaacaaaaacactGCCCACTACTAGctttgttttggtttatgtCATCGTAATAGTACTACAAGGCCTCGTTAAAGACGATTGGCTTGGACAAAACAAGAAAGCTGACATTCATTTATTCCTTCAAAATGTCTTTAATACAGTGAATATCATATCCAAGTCAATCTTCTCTAACAAACAAGTACcgagtattttttttattttggaagttCACGTTTGGCTGAATCGATGtttgatattatcgatatttccatggtaatataaaaaaaaatcataaaaagatATGGAAATGGGAGGTGAAGTCTAAACTTCATCTCATATAGAAGAAACTCTCAAGTCTAggctaaaataaataaatattgtcGATATTTCTTACACACATGTTAAATAAcggaaatttttttatatttcgtCCAAACCAATGTTTGACAAtccctaaaattttattttaaattttcataatttttatcaAAAGCAACCGATATTGATATTTGATATATTCGTttatattttcataaatttacATGTTAGTATTTTTACCGATACCGCTATTTTAAACAATGGGTTTAATTCGATTGGTACTAATAGTGAATGTGGGAAACAGTCAAACTCGGAAACAGAGTtatgagaggaggaggaggaccctCAGAACTCCCAAATGTAGGGAAGGAAAGGAAATACAAATTTTGTTCCAATACAAAGAAAACACGTACAGGCTACAAGCTACGGCTGTACTGAAACTAAATACTAAAATCCCAAGTCAACACACGTTTTTGTTTTCCATGATGCACCTATTTGCACCCACTGCACACAAAACTGCGTGCCTGGAAACGTGCATTTACTACTTGATTAGCGTGTAAAGTCAATTGTTTAAACTAAAAGCTCCCATTgtctgaaaaacaaaagaaaatataggatttttttagctaaaatgatttttgaaattAGGATAATTCTTCACTCTGATTTCTAACAATGAAAATCGACACAAGTCGTTGATGAGTTTGTCCACCGTAAATTAATTTGGTTCTTCTGTGAAAACTATATCAATATCATCACTAAATTGTCTCATGAATGACTACGTGACCATCCTTTTATGAGTATTCTTGTCAAATCAAACTCTCTACTTAATGAGGATATTGACAGATTTTTCAtataaagaacaaagtgaattaCAGGGGATAAACTTAAggatttcattagttttcctcacTTTGGGAGTTTGAACGAAAAACccacagtactgttcactttaacgaaaaaccacatttttacactaaaaagtcaaacctggtactattcactttaccctttattttgtccttatcattaaaactcaaagttttcaagcccttttcattagttttcctcacTTTTTATCGATTTTCATTATTAGCAACCAAAGGGAAAAAATAATGATAATTTCAGAGaacattttggctaaaaagttaaaatattaaagcttattttcatatttaattgggAAACAAAAGTGGATTACCTGACACTTTATAAGGATCAAGGAAAACTCAACCAGCAGCAGCACAAGACCACTCTTGCCACTCCTCCTGACGAAGCTTTCTCGGAGTTTATGAATGGGTacgaggatcctctccggatcctatTTGTGAGGATCTCGAGAATTCTCAAATCGTgcccgtttatcgtacatcgtgcaaccagaaatcattttaaatacttttatttaaaattaaatataaatagtacatgACAAAAACTGATTGCACGATGCACTACAACAAAGTCTTGCACAACAAATTCTGAAgcaaaaatcattttcttttctcttcctgTAAAATGTTTATGAACAGAAATTAGAAAATGGAAGGAATCTACTACTGCCTAAGAACACACCACACGAGCACCCCAGCACGCCTCTGTTCAATAATTGAGAAATCAAAGCACTATCCTGTTACCAAAGAGTCAACTTCTAAGTGGCTTAGCCTTGCGTATGTGACCCATACTATTAACAAGATCTTTCCGGGTACATACAGGGATTATATTTATCTTCTTGAGCACTTTCAACCGCCATAATACATATGGGAAACTAAGCTGATCACGAGAAGTGAACCGAACCACCTCGTTGAACCAGAGGCACATAAACATATTTGTCAATGGTGTATGCTCCCTCACGATAACAGATGCTTCCGACAAAGCTGCACAGGTTAACGACGCAATGGTTCAGAATAGGAACAAAATGCAAGACAATGAGATCACCAGCTTTGTAATTTTGGAGTTTTTCATATTAAGTATGGTTATCTCTTAATTCTCAAGTATCTAAATAAGCTTGGTGGCAGCAGACTGTGAGGAAGGGCTCATAACCCACTTTAAACACAAATTGGGAAAATATGAATCTGAAGTAGACTGATGGGGAGCGGACTGGCTGCTGGAATCAGTGTATGGGTATATGATGCGCAGAGGAGCAGGTGAAACTATGCAGAATAGAGGCAATCAACAGATTGTTTCAAATTACGAACAGACTGATAAGAAAACATGAATAAACAGATATGAAACTTGAATAAACAGATTGATTTTATATTTCTACTATTCTTATCAATGTCAAAATCTTAAGATATTTACAATTGGTAAAACCCAGGAGTAAGTCACCTTTTATGCAGAATTAAGGAAAGCAATAAGGCATGTAGTAGGCTTAACTACTCCTACTTCAAAAAGATGTACTcaacaaagaagcaaaggaTTTCAAGAATTGCTACAATCATGAAGCATCATAAATAGCAATATTTCATAAGAGAGATCAAGCCAGAACaagtgaaagaaaaagaagcataCCCTTCTTTCCGTTGAACCTCTTGTCTTCTGGCAAGCCATCATGGCGGTATTGAGTCAATTGCACCTCAACTTCTTCTGGtttggccttgttttttttCACAACAGCCTTCGCTTCATCATAAACGCTACTGCGAGCTCCATGTTCTGAGATAGCAAGTACAGAGTTTGAACGCCAAAGTAGGGCTTCGAGCACACCTAAGGGGTCCCTCCTAAATTGGGACTTTGAATCTACCCAAATGGAATACTTTGCATGAGGAAAAAGACGATGGGGCAACATCTAACACCAGAAAAAATATACGAAGTCTCAGATAAATTTCCACATACACCTATACATGATATTTGGCTAGCACTTGTAACAGAACTTTTTGGATATTTGACATTTAGCTTAAACCTTTTATATCATGAAGAACAGATCCAGCATCCCTTTGATTAATATTGTTCTGCTTAAATTATCATACTTTACTTGACTTATTAATATAATTACAGAAAATAGGTTCCATGTTGCAATAGCTTTCATGTatcatgaaaacaaaaatgtttgcaaaaattaaaaaagtaaagaaaatgacagATGACAAGAGATAACAACATGATcaggataatttttttaaatttaacttaaacaaactaaatgaaaatAGAGAAAAGATAATAATTTAACCTAACTCTGAAAGTTGTTACCTTTGGGATCTTTCCATTTAACCTTTGGTCTGAAAAGGGAAGATCTTTAACAACCACAATGCGCCATTTCCCAATAAATCCATTCCCATCAATTCTATGTTCAGCCGCTTCCTGTGTACTTAGAGTAATTTCATCCCAAAAAGCAACATAGCAAACCTGCATCCATTCAGTACTTATAAGAATTTATAAC
Proteins encoded in this region:
- the LOC126628411 gene encoding protein BPS1, chloroplastic-like isoform X1, whose translation is MVLLVQKFNQIYSKLENHHHHHHHHQPSEPALSASLDAFQTHVANSLKKLLPLSSSKSAGSEIPSFPWIQQCFDLLPIVQSAFAKLVVEVDFPMSRWEAASVDEYLKYSLSLLELCNSVSSSLSNLGKARLSVAHGLSLVEKSSPSSALEHLKAVQFQPKGLSKGIRFQGNEEAGKGSCLISKETVIHQALGVMQGMVFWLGGILMSGLAGNPKPYLEVRNSGGRFVDSLLSGLNSRVSEIMERNGGLKEVKELNDAVTSLAAAIGIGKNSGVEAAELRRKLEVFEKSVDGLGNEVKELNDAVTGLAAAIGIGKNSGAEAEELRRKLEVFEKFVDGLGKEVDSVFDKVLAGRNQLLNGLPQQKK
- the LOC126628411 gene encoding protein BPS1, chloroplastic-like isoform X2 codes for the protein MVLLVQKFNQIYSKLENHHHHHHHHQPSEPALSASLDAFQTHVANSLKKLLPLSSSKSAGSEIPSFPWIQQCFDLLPIVQSAFAKLVVEVDFPMSRWEAASVDEYLKYSLSLLELCNSVSSSLSNLGKARLSVAHGLSLVEKSSPSSALEHLKAVQFQPKGLSKGIRFQGNEEAGKGSCLISKETVIHQALGVMQGMVFWLGGILMSGLAGNPKPYLEVRNSGGRFVDSLLSGLNSGVSEIMERNGGLKEVKELNDAVTGLAAAIGIGKNSGAEAEELRRKLEVFEKFVDGLGKEVDSVFDKVLAGRNQLLNGLPQQKK
- the LOC126628411 gene encoding protein BPS1, chloroplastic-like isoform X3, which codes for MVLLVQKFNQIYSKLENHHHHHHHHQPSEPALSASLDAFQTHVANSLKKLLPLSSSKSAGSEIPSFPWIQQCFDLLPIVQSAFAKLVVEVDFPMSRWEAASVDEYLKYSLSLLELCNSVSSSLSNLGKARLSVAHGLSLVEKSSPSSALEHLKAVQFQPKGLSKGIRFQGNEEAGKGSCLISKETVIHQALGVMQGMVFWLGGILMSGLAGNPKPYLEVRNSGGRFVDSLLSGLNSRVSEIMERNGGLKEVKELNDAVTSLAAAIGIGKNSGVEAAELRRKLEVFEKFVDGLGKEVDSVFDKVLAGRNQLLNGLPQQKK
- the LOC126628411 gene encoding protein BPS1, chloroplastic-like isoform X4; its protein translation is MVLLVQKFNQIYSKLENHHHHHHHHQPSEPALSASLDAFQTHVANSLKKLLPLSSSKSAGSEIPSFPWIQQCFDLLPIVQSAFAKLVVEVDFPMSRWEAASVDEYLKYSLSLLELCNSVSSSLSNLGKARLSVAHGLSLVEKSSPSSALEHLKAVQFQPKGLSKGIRFQGNEEAGKGSCLISKETVIHQALGVMQGMVFWLGGILMSGLAGNPKPYLEVRNSGGRFVDSLLSGLNSRVSEIMERNGGLKEVKELNDAVTGLAAAIGIGKNSGAEAEELRRKLEVFEKFVDGLGKEVDSVFDKVLAGRNQLLNGLPQQKK